CGGCTTGGCCACTGCGAAGCAGACGTCGCTCAGCATGTAGGTCACGGCGAAACTGTCCGCGGCGTCGACCACGATGTCCGCATCGGCAACCAGCCTGGCGACGTTCTGCGGGGTGAGCCGCTCGGGCACCGCGTCGACACGGACATGCGGGTTGAACCGCTGCAAGGTTGCGCGCGCTGCCTCGACCTTCAGCTTGCCAATGTCCGGCATGCCGTAGAGCGGCTGGCGATGCAGGTTCGTCTCTTCGACCGTGTCGTGATCGACGATGGTGAGATGGCCGACTCCGGCACCGCTGAGATACTGCAGCACCGGGCAGCCGAGACCGCCGGCGCCAACGACCAGCACCGAGGCGGCGGCGAGACGCGCCTGCCCCGCATCGCCGATCTCGGGCAGCACGGCCTGGCGGGCGTAGCGGTTGGTCACGGTCTTCTCGTCGCGGCGATCCAGGCCCTGGCCTGAGCGACCGGATCGGCATGGTTCACGATGTCGCCCACGACCGAGACGATGTCGGCGCCCGACTTCAGGCAGAGCAGCGCGCGCTCCAGCGTGAGGCCACCGATCGCGACCAGTGGCTTGTCGCCGATCAGCTTCTTCCATTCGGCCAGACGCTCGGTGCCCTGCGGTGCCCACGGCATCTGCTTCAACACGGTCGGCCAGACCGGACCCAGCGCGACATAGTCGGGATCGATGGCGAGGCCCTTGTCGAGTTCGGCATGGTCGTGCGTGCTGACGCCGATCCTGATGCCGGCGCGGCGCACCGCCTTCACGTCTGCATCGACCAGATCCTCCTGGCCGAGATGGACCCAGGAACAACCTTCGTCGATCGCCACCTGCCAGTAGTCGTTCACGATCAGGTCGGCGCCATGCTGCACGCACACGGCCTTGGCCTCGCGCACCTGGCGGCGCACCTCGGCCTCTTGCTGGTCCTTGATGCGCAACTGGATGAGCTTGGTGCCGACGGGCACCAGCTTCAGCACCCAACTCGAATCGGGCACGACGGGATAGAAGGGATCGAGCATCTCTCTAGTCTCCAAGGGCCGCTTTGCCGATAACCGGCGTCGACGGCACCGCCATGTCGCGCGGCTCCATGGGCTGCGCAAGATAGGCGGCACGGCCGGCTTCGACGCCCAGCGCGAAGGCGCGCGCCATCTCGACGGGATCGCCCGCTTCGGCAACCGCCGTGTTGAGCAGCACCGCGTCGTAGCCCAGCTCCATCGCCGCGGCCGCATGCGATGGCACGCCGAGCCCGGCATCGACCACCAGCGGGATGTCGGGGAAATGCGCGCGCATCGAGCGCAGGCCATAGACGTTGTTCAGGCCGCGCGCCGAGCCGATGGGAGCGCCCCACGGCATCAGCACCCTGCAGCCCGCCTCGACCAGTCGCTCGGCGACCACGAGATCCTCGGTCGTGTAGGGAAACACCTCGAACCCGTCCTCGGACAGAATGCGCGCAGCTTCCACCAGACCGAACACATCGGGCTGCAAAGTGTCGGCCTCCCCGATCACCTCGAGCTTGATCCAGGGCGTGTCGAACAGCTCGCGCGCCATGTGGGCGGTCGTCACCGCCTCCTTCACCGAATGGCAACCGGCGGTGTTGGGCAGCACGCGCACGCCCATCGACTGGATCAGCGACCAGAAGGCCTGGCCGGCCTTGCCCGCGCCGCTCTCGCGACGCAGCGAGACCGTCACGACTTCCGCGCCGGATGCCTTGACCGCGCGCTCGAGGACCGCCGGCGAGGGATAGCGCGACGTGCCCAGCAGCAGGCGCGATTTCAGCTCGACGCCGTAGAAGGACGACACGGTCTTAACCTCCCTGCATCGGCGCGACGACTTCGATCCTGTCGCCGTCGGCCAGCTCGGTGCGCGGCCGCGCGGCAGCGGCGACGAAGCGGCCGTTCACCGCCGTCGCAATCTTGCGGCCGCCGAAGCCCAAGGTTTCCAGAGCCGCGGCCAACGTGCCGGGTGAGACCTCATGCATGTCGTCGTTCAGGAATATCCGCATCTCTCGTCTCCAGAAGAACGGCATCGGCCACTTGCCGCGCCAGCCAGGGCGCGAGCAGGAAACCATGCCGGAAAAGACCGTTGGCGTGCAGCACGCGGCCCTTGCGCCTGATGCACGGCAGGTTGTCGGGAAAGGTCGGCCGCAGGTCGGCGCCCAGCTCGACGATCTCGGCCTCGCCGAACGCCGGGTGCAGCGTGTAGGCCGCGTTCAGCAACTCGATCGCCGAACGCACGCTGACGGCGCGGCGTTCCTCGCTTTCGATCATGGTGGCGCCGATCATGAAGATGCCGTCGCCGCGCGGCACGATGTAGAGCGGGATGCGCGGATGCAGCATCCGCACCGGCCGCGCCAGCGACACGTCGCTGGTCCGCACGACGATCATCTCGCCGCGCACGCCGCGCAGGTCGGGCAGTTCGTCACGCGCGGCCAGACCGCGGCAATCGACGACGAAGTCCGAGCGGGCCTCGGAGGGCTTCACGTCGACGCCGAACCGGATCGGTACGCCGCGCGCCGCGAGACCGGCCGCGAGCGCCGCCAGCGCCTGGCGCGGTTCGAGATGGGCCTCGTCGGCAAAGAACAGCGCACGGCGGAAGCGGCCGGCGAGATCGGGTTCGAGCGCGGCGATTCCGTCGGCGTCGAGCCATTCGTGGCGCTCGGTCCGGGAGGCAAAGCGTGTGAGGTCGGCGGCGTCGCGCGGCGGCGTCAGCACGAGGCTGCCCTTCGAGACGGTGCCGGGAAAATGCTGGCGCCACCAATCGATCGACGGCTCGCCCAGCCGGGCGACGATCTCATCGGTGGTCGCCCGTTCGCACCAGGGCGCCAGCATGCCGCCCGCCATCCACGAGCAGGCACCTTCGCCGAGATGGGCGGCACGCTCCAGCACCTCGACGGCCACGCCACGCGCGGCAAGCTCCGTCGCACAGGCAAGGCCTGCGACGCCGGCTCCGATGATTGTTACGACAGGTCGATCCAACGCTGACTCCCGTTCCTTCGCCGGCATGACCCGGATCAGGTTCAAAGGGTTCAGCCGCTAAGGCTGTCTCAGCCCGTCTCCCACAGGAAGATCAGGCACCCCTCGGACGCCATCGAGAAAAGGGGATTGCCGCCCCCGATGTCAAGCCATGCAGTGCGCTCAGGCCGCCAGCGACGACGCCGGCTTCATGAGATGGGTGGCCTCGCCAAAACCCTCGCTGTCGGGTTCCCGCACCAGCTTCTGGAAGTCGGCCATCAGCGTCTTGGCGACGGGCCCTGCCTGGAAATGGTGCTGGTCGATCGAGCCGACCGGCACGATCTCGGCGGCGCTGCCGCAGAGGAACACCTCGCTCGCCTGGGCCAGCTCCTCCGGCATCACGTCGCGCTCCTCGACGGTCCAGCCACGCTTCCGGGCCATCCCCATCACCGCACGGCGCGTGATTCCATCCAGAAAGTTGTGCGGCGTCGGCGTGACCAGCCGGCCGTCGATCACCAGAAAGATGTTGGCGCCGGTCGTCTCGGCGATGCGGCCCTGCCAGTCGAGCATCAGCGCATCGTCGAAGCCGGCCTTCAGGGCGCGGTCCTTCTCGATGCCGCAGATCACGTAGAGGCCGGCCACCTTGGCGTGGCCGGGAGCGGTCTCGGGCGAGGGCCGGCGGTATTTCGCCATGGTGACGTTGATGCCGGCGTCGCGCGCCTGCACCGACAGGCGGCCTTCCTGCGCCCACGGGGCGATGGCGAGGTGGACCGTCGTGCCGATCGCCGACACACCCAGCACTTCCGAGCCGCGCCAGGCGATCGGACGGATGTAGCCGGCGGTGAGGTCGTTGGCCTTCACGACGGCGCGGGTCGCCTCGTCGATCTCCTCCCGCGACCAGGGCAGGTCGTAGTCGAGCAGGTTGGCCGAGCGGATCAGGCGGGCGCTGTGGGCGGCGAGGCGGAAGACGCGGCCATCATAGATGCGCTCGCCCTCGAAGACGGCCGAGCCGTAATGCAGCGCATGGGTCAGCACATGCATGCGGGTCTCGCGCCACGGGACCAGCTTGCCGTCCAGCCAGATGAAGCCGTCGCGGTCGTCCATGGTTAAGGACAT
This DNA window, taken from Reyranella humidisoli, encodes the following:
- the thiO gene encoding glycine oxidase ThiO, producing the protein MDRPVVTIIGAGVAGLACATELAARGVAVEVLERAAHLGEGACSWMAGGMLAPWCERATTDEIVARLGEPSIDWWRQHFPGTVSKGSLVLTPPRDAADLTRFASRTERHEWLDADGIAALEPDLAGRFRRALFFADEAHLEPRQALAALAAGLAARGVPIRFGVDVKPSEARSDFVVDCRGLAARDELPDLRGVRGEMIVVRTSDVSLARPVRMLHPRIPLYIVPRGDGIFMIGATMIESEERRAVSVRSAIELLNAAYTLHPAFGEAEIVELGADLRPTFPDNLPCIRRKGRVLHANGLFRHGFLLAPWLARQVADAVLLETRDADIPERRHA
- a CDS encoding branched-chain amino acid aminotransferase is translated as MSLTMDDRDGFIWLDGKLVPWRETRMHVLTHALHYGSAVFEGERIYDGRVFRLAAHSARLIRSANLLDYDLPWSREEIDEATRAVVKANDLTAGYIRPIAWRGSEVLGVSAIGTTVHLAIAPWAQEGRLSVQARDAGINVTMAKYRRPSPETAPGHAKVAGLYVICGIEKDRALKAGFDDALMLDWQGRIAETTGANIFLVIDGRLVTPTPHNFLDGITRRAVMGMARKRGWTVEERDVMPEELAQASEVFLCGSAAEIVPVGSIDQHHFQAGPVAKTLMADFQKLVREPDSEGFGEATHLMKPASSLAA
- a CDS encoding thiazole synthase produces the protein MSSFYGVELKSRLLLGTSRYPSPAVLERAVKASGAEVVTVSLRRESGAGKAGQAFWSLIQSMGVRVLPNTAGCHSVKEAVTTAHMARELFDTPWIKLEVIGEADTLQPDVFGLVEAARILSEDGFEVFPYTTEDLVVAERLVEAGCRVLMPWGAPIGSARGLNNVYGLRSMRAHFPDIPLVVDAGLGVPSHAAAAMELGYDAVLLNTAVAEAGDPVEMARAFALGVEAGRAAYLAQPMEPRDMAVPSTPVIGKAALGD
- the thiS gene encoding sulfur carrier protein ThiS, with the translated sequence MRIFLNDDMHEVSPGTLAAALETLGFGGRKIATAVNGRFVAAAARPRTELADGDRIEVVAPMQGG
- a CDS encoding thiamine phosphate synthase encodes the protein MLDPFYPVVPDSSWVLKLVPVGTKLIQLRIKDQQEAEVRRQVREAKAVCVQHGADLIVNDYWQVAIDEGCSWVHLGQEDLVDADVKAVRRAGIRIGVSTHDHAELDKGLAIDPDYVALGPVWPTVLKQMPWAPQGTERLAEWKKLIGDKPLVAIGGLTLERALLCLKSGADIVSVVGDIVNHADPVAQARAWIAATRRP